Genomic window (Rosa chinensis cultivar Old Blush chromosome 6, RchiOBHm-V2, whole genome shotgun sequence):
AAAAGATAAGGTTAGCCAAACATGTCCCATCCATGATTCATATATGCCTAGCAGCAAACTTGTCTTCTTTGTACAAGAACagggaccaaaaaaaaaaaacaaaaggagttaACCCAATTGAGTAGCTTGGCATCCAAAAACCAAACATCTGTTTCCTTTTTCTACACAGAGTGTGCCCTTTTTGGAGGAGTTGCTGCTGCTACAGGGGCTGCTAAGGAGATCTGCAATCCCACATGAACAAACCCAAATCAATAATTAAGAACACCAAATTATAATTTACCATATAATCAAGTAACCCCCAACAACCTTTTCTTGCCGTCTTTTAAGTCTGGCATTCTCCTCCCGCAAATGTGCTAGTTCAAGTTCCAGCTCACTTGTATAAGCCTGCATAAAGTTCCCAACACAACTCATTTTCAGGAATGAATCTAACCAGAAAAAGTAATAAATCGGTTAGCTAGTATGAACCAAACTGGAGAGTCTTAGCCAGAAAGTACGTACTTGCTTTCGTGCTCGGGAGCGAGAGGCCGATTCTCTGTTCTTGATCATCCGCTTATGCCGGACATGCCTAGagttctctccattttcttctaACGCCCTTTTCTTGCAAGACGGGGAAGAATCCAAAGCCTCCGACGAGTTATTCGCGTGCTTATTGGAGAAAGAGATCACAGAAGATGAAGGAATAGTACTAATACGGTGCAGTCTTTGCGCGTTTGGCGTCACTGGTATTGGTGGAGCGGTAGTGTTGGTactagcagtagcagtagcGCTTTGAACTTGGCAGTGTTGAAAATGATCGGAACCGGAAGAACTCAAGCTGAGGAGAGTGGCCGGTGGCTGTGGCAGTGGCGCTAGATCAGTAGCAAGAGAAGGAGTGAGTTTGTTGGACGCCGCCGCCATGAAATCTTGAAAAATGAAGCCACGAATAGCTGCAGAGTCGTTACGTGAGGCGGAGCTGCCGGCAGCAGCCGCCGGTGAGTTGTGGTCACAAAGAGAAGCTAGACTTATGTCTTTCCACACATCCTCCATCGTCATCGGAAACGGATCGATGTTTCAGATTGAGATGAAGGGTTTTAGAAGTAAGCAAAGAGATGGAAGGCCCTTTGTTTTTGGATCTGTTATTGTTGTAACTAATCAAGAAGAGCTAGGCTTTTAGTTTTGTCTTGTTTCCAA
Coding sequences:
- the LOC112173617 gene encoding protein FD, which encodes MTMEDVWKDISLASLCDHNSPAAAAGSSASRNDSAAIRGFIFQDFMAAASNKLTPSLATDLAPLPQPPATLLSLSSSGSDHFQHCQVQSATATASTNTTAPPIPVTPNAQRLHRISTIPSSSVISFSNKHANNSSEALDSSPSCKKRALEENGENSRHVRHKRMIKNRESASRSRARKQAYTSELELELAHLREENARLKRRQEKISLAAPVAAATPPKRAHSV